A genomic region of Salvelinus alpinus chromosome 12, SLU_Salpinus.1, whole genome shotgun sequence contains the following coding sequences:
- the LOC139535680 gene encoding heterochromatin protein 1-binding protein 3-like isoform X2 encodes MPIRRAARTPPQEMPPSAAPEGEPDASSEESASVEEEQEMAPAAIVAKEGEGTGEGETKENGEKPEGEKADESTGEKTAEGEESEKKEEKDGVKEKVKKPVKRAIPAWATMSASKRATLTNKSTSTMQLPKMDDILIEAIESCKEKTGASAHSVMKYIVKKYPNLEKRKFLLKKALKRQLEKGTVKQLKGKGLSGSFTIGKQSPNKPTAKGPIIVAPGLKAETLGDALPLIITRLCEPKEASYILIKKYVEQHFPQLNVEHRPDILKSALVRAVDKGHLEQITGKGASGTFQLKREGGKFLLKGGPLEDAIMTAIVAMNEPKTCSTTTLRKFLLETNQDSMEYRVVNNLKRTLQKCKMMGWMDQITGNGLNGTYQLCYPYYPSPAILFPEKVKEQKVAEKDKRRKRVDLSDEDSDEEEDSSEEEDSDDEPPPKRKAGKRPPPKARRPPPSKKSRSASQSRAKGKKRAAPAKRSAPPAKRSAPPAKRSAPPAKRSAPPAKRSAPPAKRSAPPAKRSAPPAKRSAPPPVKAPPPVKAPPPVKKAAPASKPKTPIVKKLMSKASKRPTPKKSPPAKKAAANSAVKAKPAARKSLRGKK; translated from the exons ATGCCTATACGTCGTGCAGCTAGGACACCACCCCAGGAGATGCCCCCCTCGGCTGCACCAGAGGGAG agCCTGATGCCAGTTCTGAGGAGTCTGCCTCTGTTGAGGAGGAGCAAGAGATGGCACCTGCTGCCATAGTAGCCAAGGAGGGGGAGGGCACAGGTGAAGGCGAGACAAAAGAGAATGGTGAGAAACCTGAGGGAGAGAAAGCTGATGAATCGACTGGAGAGAAGACTGCTGAGGGGGAAGAGTCTGAGAAGAAAGA agagaaggatggagtgaAAGAGAAAGTCAAGAAGCCAGTGAAAAGGGCCATTCCCGCCTGGGCAACCATGTCTGCCAGCAAACGTGCAACGCTCACTAATAAGAGCACCTCCACCATGCAGCTGCCTAAGATGGACGACATCCTCATCGAGGCCATTGAG TCCTGCAAGGAGAAGACTGGGGCCTCAGCCCATTCTGTCATGAAGTACATTGTGAAGAAATACCCTAACCTAGAGAAGAGGAAATTCCTCCTTAAGAAGGCTCTCAAGAGGCAGCTGGAGAAGGGCACCGTCAAACAG CTAAAGGGTAAAGGCCTTTCTGGGAGCTTTACCATTGGGAAGCAGTCCCCTAATAAACCAACTGCTAAAGGG CCGATCATCGTGGCACCTGGGTTGAAGGCAGAGACCCTTGGGGATGCTCTGCCCCTGATCATCACACGGCTATGTGAGCCCAAAGAGGCGTCTTATATCCTGATCAAGAAGTATGTGGAGCAGCACTTCCCTCAGCTCAACGTGGAGCATAG GCCAGATATCCTAAAGAGTGCCCTGGTGAGAGCTGTGGACAAGGGTCACCTTGAGCAGATCACTGGAAAAGGTGCCTCTGGAACATTTCAG CTGAAGCGGGAAGGGGGCAAGTTCCTGCTTAAAGGCGGGCCCCTGGAGGACGCTATCATGACAGCCATTGTGGCAATGAACGAACCCAAGACTTGCAGCACCACCACACTCCGCAAATTCCTGTTAGAGACAAACCAGGACAGCATGGAGTACCGTGTGG TGAACAACCTGAAGAGGACCCTGCAGAAGTGCAAAATGATGGGCTGGATGGATCAGATCACTGGGAATGGGCTAAACGGAACCTACCAGCTCTGCTACCCTTACTACCCCAG CCCAGCCATTCTGTTCCCTGAAAAAGTGAAAGAGCAGAAAGTGGCGGAGAAGGACAAACGCAGAAAGAGGGTTGACTTGTCTGATGAGGACTCTGATGAGGAAGAGgactcgtccgaggaagaggactCAGATGATGAACCCCCTCCTAAGAG GAAAGCTGGGAAGAGGCCACCACCTAAAGCGCGTCGCCCCCCCCCCAGCAAGAAGTCTCGGTCGGCAAGTCAGTCAAGGGCTAAGGGCAAAAAAAGAGCTGCCCCAGCAAAGAGGTCTGCACCCCCAGCAAAGAGGTCTGCACCCCCAGCAAAGAGGTCTGCACCCCCAGCAAAGAGGTCTGCACCCCCAGCAAAGAGGTCTGCACCCCCAGCAAAGAGGTCTGCACCCCCAGCAAAGAGGTCTGCACCCCCAGCAAAGAGGTCTGCACCCCCACCAGTCAAGGCACCCCCACCAGTCAAGGCACCCCCACCAGTCAAGAAAGCTGCTCCTGCGAGCAAGCCCAAAACACCCATTGTCAAAAAGCTGATGAGCAAGGCATCGAAGCGGCCAACACCCAAAAAGTCACCTCCTGCAAAGAAGGCAGCAGCCAATTCTGCAGTGAAGGCCAAGCCAGCAGCTCGCAAGTCCCTGAGGGGGAAGAAGTGA
- the kif17 gene encoding kinesin-like protein KIF17 isoform X1 yields MASESVKVVVRCRPMNDREQILNCKMVVSVEMSRCQCLIKKPGAKEEPPKQFTFDGTYFIGQTTEQMYNEIAYPLVEGVTEGYNGTIFAYGQTGSGKSFTMQGVSEPAAQRGVIPRAFEHIFESIQCAENTKFLVRASYLEIYNEEIRDLLGNDTKQKMELKEHPEHGVYVRDLSLHTVHSVGECERIMVQGWGNRSVGYTLMNKDSSRSHSIFTIHMEICNTDSAGEDHLRAGKLNLVDLAGSERQSKTGATGERLREATKINLSLSALGNVISALVDGRSKHIPYRDSKLTRLLQDSLGGNTRTLMVACLSPADNNYEESLSTLRYANRAKNIQNRPRINEDPKDALLREYQEEIKQLRALISGQLGSGNLSSLLAGQLSAGPSAGPSRPQSSSTLEEKEKIKEEYEEKLARLQAEYNAEQESKAKLQEDIAVLRSSYETKLSSLEKSRASRGHYITTAESEISILMKQALEEESCCVTAAPHEHADLEPALAKVRQTQASRQVTSVQTGSEGEENADSPPIGTPGPLDQKHVLERLQQLEQEVVGGEQARNKELQQRHRQRKTLADQRKKQLIEALAENREESDNVMLNVYDSIQEEVHAKSRLLENTQGKLKAAKLEIRDLQAEFELERNDYLVTVRRLEREGHLLQALLERMAPLVRRDCNYSNLDRLRKEATWDEDGTTWRLPEVVVQKTALPSAVAPSAQRLSVRRSSVADTGESFPDDEDRYKEMLNRSDSENFASNYFKPKRANQLLGGEPLKGLAVHSAPQGNGTPHLTSSGSNIGPSLSTESLLPRPFRLESLGITPSNGKVKRKKSKTHIPYEGN; encoded by the exons ATGGCTTCAGAGTCAGTGAAGGTAGTGGTCAGGTGTCGGCCGATGAATGATAGGGAGCAAATCCTGAATTGTAAGATGGTAGTATCAGTAGAGATGAGTAGGTGTCAGTGTTTGATCAAGAAGCCAGGGGCGAAGGAGGAGCCACCAAAACAATTCACCTTTGATGGAACCTACTTCATTGGCCAAACCACTGAGCAGATGTACAACGAGATCGCCTACCCTTTGGTTGAG GGGGTGACTGAAGGGTACAATGGAACAATTTTTGCATATGGCCAGACTGGAAGTGGCAAGTCCTTCACCATGCAGGGGGTATCTGAGCCAGCAGCCCAGAGAGGGGTCATCCCAAGGGCCTTTGAGCACATCTTCGAAAGCATTCAG TGTGCAGAAAATACTAAGTTCCTGGTGAGGGCTTCCTACTTAGAGATCTACAATGAAGAAATCCGAGACCTTTTGGGAAATGACACCAAACAGAAAATGGAG CTGAAGGAGCACCCAGAGCATGGTGTATATGTGCGAGACCTCTCCTTGCACACAGTGCACAGCGTGGGGGAGTGTGAGCGCATTATGGTGCAGGGCTGGGGGAATCGATCTGTGGGCTACACCCTGATGAACAAGGACTCCTCCCGCTCCCACTCAATCTTTACGATTCACATGGAGATCTGCAACACAG ATTCAGCTGGCGAGGACCACCTGCGTGCGGGCAAACTGAACCTGGTTGACCTGGCAGGCAGTGAGAGGCAGTCTAAGACTGGTGCCACCGGGGAGCGGCTCCGTGAGGCCACCAAGATCAATCTGTCCCTGTCGGCTCTGGGCAACGTCATCTCTGCCCTGGTGGATGGCCGCTCCAAACACATCCCCTACCGAGACTCCAAGCTGACCCGGCTGCTGCAGGACTCCCTGGGAGGGAACACTCGCACCCTGATGGTGGCCTGCCTCTCACCTGCAGACAACAACTATGAGGAGAGCCTGAGCACCCTGCGCTACGCCAACAGGGCCAAGAACATCCAGAACAGGCCCCGCATCAATGAGGACCCCAAGGATGCCCTGCTCCGAGAGTATCAGGAGGAAATCAAGCAACTACGCGCCCTCATCTCTGGCCAGCTGGGCAGTGGCAACCTGTCAT CGCTTCTGGCTGGTCAGTTGTCTGCGGGGCCCTCTGCTGGTCCATCAAGGCCACAGTCCAGCAGTACtttggaggagaaggagaagattaAAGAG GAGTACGAGGAGAAGCTGGCTAGGCTTCAGGCTGAGTATAATGCTGAGCAGGAGTCCAAGGCCAAGCTACAGGAGGACATAGCTGTTCTGCGCTCCTCATATGAGACCAAGCTGTCCAGTCTGGAGAAGTCTAGGGCCAGCAGAGGGCACTATATCACCACGGCTG AGTCAGAGATCTCCATTCTTATGAAACAAGCTCTTGAGGAGGAATCATGCTGTGTCACTGCTGCCCCACATGAGCATGCTGATTTGGAACCAGCCCTGGCCAAG GTGAGACAGACACAGGCATCTCGCCAGGTGACCAGTGTCCAGACAGGGTCTGAGGGGGAGGAGAATGCAGACTCCCCTCCCATTGGCACCCCAGGCCCTCTGGACCAGAAGCATGTCCTCGAGAG GCTGCAGCAGTTGGAGCAGGAAGTGGTGGGAGGGGAGCAGGCTCGGAACAAGGAGTTACAGCAGAGACACCGACAGAGGAAGACCCTGGCAGACCAGAGGAAGAAGCAGCTGATTGAGGCCCTGGCAGAGAACCGTGAGGAGAGTGACAATGTGATGCTCAATGTCTACGACTCCATCCAGGAGGAGGTCCATGCTAAGAGTCGGCTCCTAGAGAACACCCAGGGCAAG CTGAAGGCGGCCAAGCTGGAGATCCGGGACCTGCAGGCGGAGTTTGAGCTAGAGAGAAACGACTACCTGGTCACCGTCCGCAGGCTGGAGAGGGAGGGCCATTTGCTGCAGGCACTGCTGGAGCGCATGGCCCCTCTGGTGCGCCGTGACTGCAACTACAGCAACCTAGACCGCCTGCGGAAGGAGGCCACCTGGGATGAAGATGGCACCACCTGGAGGCTGCCTGAGGTGGTGGTGCAGAAAACGGCCCTGCCATCAG CAGTAGCTCCTTCAGCTCAGAGGCTCTCTGTACGCAGGAGCTCAGTGGCTGACACAGGAGAGTCCTTTCCG GATGACGAGGACCGATATAAGGAGATGTTGAATCGCAGCGACAGCGAGAACTTCGCCAGCAACTACTTCAAGCCTAAGAGAGCCAACCAGCTGCTGGGCGGTGAGCCCCTGAAGGGACTGG CAGTTCACTCAGCACCCCAGGGGAACGGGACGCCTCACCTGACCTCCAGCGGCTCCAACATCGGCCCCTCACTCAGCACTGAATCCCTCCTCCCTCGTCCCTTCCGCCTCGAGTCACTGGGGATCACCCCATCCAATGGCAAGGTGAAGAGGAAGAAAAGCAAAACGCACATCCCCTATGAGGGGAACTGA
- the kif17 gene encoding kinesin-like protein KIF17 isoform X2: MASESVKVVVRCRPMNDREQILNCKMVVSVEMSRCQCLIKKPGAKEEPPKQFTFDGTYFIGQTTEQMYNEIAYPLVEGVTEGYNGTIFAYGQTGSGKSFTMQGVSEPAAQRGVIPRAFEHIFESIQCAENTKFLVRASYLEIYNEEIRDLLGNDTKQKMELKEHPEHGVYVRDLSLHTVHSVGECERIMVQGWGNRSVGYTLMNKDSSRSHSIFTIHMEICNTDSAGEDHLRAGKLNLVDLAGSERQSKTGATGERLREATKINLSLSALGNVISALVDGRSKHIPYRDSKLTRLLQDSLGGNTRTLMVACLSPADNNYEESLSTLRYANRAKNIQNRPRINEDPKDALLREYQEEIKQLRALISGQLGSGNLSSLLAGQLSAGPSAGPSRPQSSSTLEEKEKIKEEYEEKLARLQAEYNAEQESKAKLQEDIAVLRSSYETKLSSLEKSRASRGHYITTAESEISILMKQALEEESCCVTAAPHEHADLEPALAKVRQTQASRQVTSVQTGSEGEENADSPPIGTPGPLDQKHVLERLQQLEQEVVGGEQARNKELQQRHRQRKTLADQRKKQLIEALAENREESDNVMLNVYDSIQEEVHAKSRLLENTQGKLKAAKLEIRDLQAEFELERNDYLVTVRRLEREGHLLQALLERMAPLVRRDCNYSNLDRLRKEATWDEDGTTWRLPEVVVQKTALPSVAPSAQRLSVRRSSVADTGESFPDDEDRYKEMLNRSDSENFASNYFKPKRANQLLGGEPLKGLAVHSAPQGNGTPHLTSSGSNIGPSLSTESLLPRPFRLESLGITPSNGKVKRKKSKTHIPYEGN, from the exons ATGGCTTCAGAGTCAGTGAAGGTAGTGGTCAGGTGTCGGCCGATGAATGATAGGGAGCAAATCCTGAATTGTAAGATGGTAGTATCAGTAGAGATGAGTAGGTGTCAGTGTTTGATCAAGAAGCCAGGGGCGAAGGAGGAGCCACCAAAACAATTCACCTTTGATGGAACCTACTTCATTGGCCAAACCACTGAGCAGATGTACAACGAGATCGCCTACCCTTTGGTTGAG GGGGTGACTGAAGGGTACAATGGAACAATTTTTGCATATGGCCAGACTGGAAGTGGCAAGTCCTTCACCATGCAGGGGGTATCTGAGCCAGCAGCCCAGAGAGGGGTCATCCCAAGGGCCTTTGAGCACATCTTCGAAAGCATTCAG TGTGCAGAAAATACTAAGTTCCTGGTGAGGGCTTCCTACTTAGAGATCTACAATGAAGAAATCCGAGACCTTTTGGGAAATGACACCAAACAGAAAATGGAG CTGAAGGAGCACCCAGAGCATGGTGTATATGTGCGAGACCTCTCCTTGCACACAGTGCACAGCGTGGGGGAGTGTGAGCGCATTATGGTGCAGGGCTGGGGGAATCGATCTGTGGGCTACACCCTGATGAACAAGGACTCCTCCCGCTCCCACTCAATCTTTACGATTCACATGGAGATCTGCAACACAG ATTCAGCTGGCGAGGACCACCTGCGTGCGGGCAAACTGAACCTGGTTGACCTGGCAGGCAGTGAGAGGCAGTCTAAGACTGGTGCCACCGGGGAGCGGCTCCGTGAGGCCACCAAGATCAATCTGTCCCTGTCGGCTCTGGGCAACGTCATCTCTGCCCTGGTGGATGGCCGCTCCAAACACATCCCCTACCGAGACTCCAAGCTGACCCGGCTGCTGCAGGACTCCCTGGGAGGGAACACTCGCACCCTGATGGTGGCCTGCCTCTCACCTGCAGACAACAACTATGAGGAGAGCCTGAGCACCCTGCGCTACGCCAACAGGGCCAAGAACATCCAGAACAGGCCCCGCATCAATGAGGACCCCAAGGATGCCCTGCTCCGAGAGTATCAGGAGGAAATCAAGCAACTACGCGCCCTCATCTCTGGCCAGCTGGGCAGTGGCAACCTGTCAT CGCTTCTGGCTGGTCAGTTGTCTGCGGGGCCCTCTGCTGGTCCATCAAGGCCACAGTCCAGCAGTACtttggaggagaaggagaagattaAAGAG GAGTACGAGGAGAAGCTGGCTAGGCTTCAGGCTGAGTATAATGCTGAGCAGGAGTCCAAGGCCAAGCTACAGGAGGACATAGCTGTTCTGCGCTCCTCATATGAGACCAAGCTGTCCAGTCTGGAGAAGTCTAGGGCCAGCAGAGGGCACTATATCACCACGGCTG AGTCAGAGATCTCCATTCTTATGAAACAAGCTCTTGAGGAGGAATCATGCTGTGTCACTGCTGCCCCACATGAGCATGCTGATTTGGAACCAGCCCTGGCCAAG GTGAGACAGACACAGGCATCTCGCCAGGTGACCAGTGTCCAGACAGGGTCTGAGGGGGAGGAGAATGCAGACTCCCCTCCCATTGGCACCCCAGGCCCTCTGGACCAGAAGCATGTCCTCGAGAG GCTGCAGCAGTTGGAGCAGGAAGTGGTGGGAGGGGAGCAGGCTCGGAACAAGGAGTTACAGCAGAGACACCGACAGAGGAAGACCCTGGCAGACCAGAGGAAGAAGCAGCTGATTGAGGCCCTGGCAGAGAACCGTGAGGAGAGTGACAATGTGATGCTCAATGTCTACGACTCCATCCAGGAGGAGGTCCATGCTAAGAGTCGGCTCCTAGAGAACACCCAGGGCAAG CTGAAGGCGGCCAAGCTGGAGATCCGGGACCTGCAGGCGGAGTTTGAGCTAGAGAGAAACGACTACCTGGTCACCGTCCGCAGGCTGGAGAGGGAGGGCCATTTGCTGCAGGCACTGCTGGAGCGCATGGCCCCTCTGGTGCGCCGTGACTGCAACTACAGCAACCTAGACCGCCTGCGGAAGGAGGCCACCTGGGATGAAGATGGCACCACCTGGAGGCTGCCTGAGGTGGTGGTGCAGAAAACGGCCCTGCCATCAG TAGCTCCTTCAGCTCAGAGGCTCTCTGTACGCAGGAGCTCAGTGGCTGACACAGGAGAGTCCTTTCCG GATGACGAGGACCGATATAAGGAGATGTTGAATCGCAGCGACAGCGAGAACTTCGCCAGCAACTACTTCAAGCCTAAGAGAGCCAACCAGCTGCTGGGCGGTGAGCCCCTGAAGGGACTGG CAGTTCACTCAGCACCCCAGGGGAACGGGACGCCTCACCTGACCTCCAGCGGCTCCAACATCGGCCCCTCACTCAGCACTGAATCCCTCCTCCCTCGTCCCTTCCGCCTCGAGTCACTGGGGATCACCCCATCCAATGGCAAGGTGAAGAGGAAGAAAAGCAAAACGCACATCCCCTATGAGGGGAACTGA
- the LOC139535680 gene encoding heterochromatin protein 1-binding protein 3-like isoform X1 yields MPIRRAARTPPQEMPPSAAPEGEPDASSEESASVEEEQEMAPAAIVAKEGEGTGEGETKENGEKPEGEKADESTGEKTAEGEESEKKEEKDGVKEKVKKPVKRAIPAWATMSASKRATLTNKSTSTMQLPKMDDILIEAIESCKEKTGASAHSVMKYIVKKYPNLEKRKFLLKKALKRQLEKGTVKQLKGKGLSGSFTIGKQSPNKPTAKGKPIIVAPGLKAETLGDALPLIITRLCEPKEASYILIKKYVEQHFPQLNVEHRPDILKSALVRAVDKGHLEQITGKGASGTFQLKREGGKFLLKGGPLEDAIMTAIVAMNEPKTCSTTTLRKFLLETNQDSMEYRVVNNLKRTLQKCKMMGWMDQITGNGLNGTYQLCYPYYPSPAILFPEKVKEQKVAEKDKRRKRVDLSDEDSDEEEDSSEEEDSDDEPPPKRKAGKRPPPKARRPPPSKKSRSASQSRAKGKKRAAPAKRSAPPAKRSAPPAKRSAPPAKRSAPPAKRSAPPAKRSAPPAKRSAPPAKRSAPPPVKAPPPVKAPPPVKKAAPASKPKTPIVKKLMSKASKRPTPKKSPPAKKAAANSAVKAKPAARKSLRGKK; encoded by the exons ATGCCTATACGTCGTGCAGCTAGGACACCACCCCAGGAGATGCCCCCCTCGGCTGCACCAGAGGGAG agCCTGATGCCAGTTCTGAGGAGTCTGCCTCTGTTGAGGAGGAGCAAGAGATGGCACCTGCTGCCATAGTAGCCAAGGAGGGGGAGGGCACAGGTGAAGGCGAGACAAAAGAGAATGGTGAGAAACCTGAGGGAGAGAAAGCTGATGAATCGACTGGAGAGAAGACTGCTGAGGGGGAAGAGTCTGAGAAGAAAGA agagaaggatggagtgaAAGAGAAAGTCAAGAAGCCAGTGAAAAGGGCCATTCCCGCCTGGGCAACCATGTCTGCCAGCAAACGTGCAACGCTCACTAATAAGAGCACCTCCACCATGCAGCTGCCTAAGATGGACGACATCCTCATCGAGGCCATTGAG TCCTGCAAGGAGAAGACTGGGGCCTCAGCCCATTCTGTCATGAAGTACATTGTGAAGAAATACCCTAACCTAGAGAAGAGGAAATTCCTCCTTAAGAAGGCTCTCAAGAGGCAGCTGGAGAAGGGCACCGTCAAACAG CTAAAGGGTAAAGGCCTTTCTGGGAGCTTTACCATTGGGAAGCAGTCCCCTAATAAACCAACTGCTAAAGGG AAGCCGATCATCGTGGCACCTGGGTTGAAGGCAGAGACCCTTGGGGATGCTCTGCCCCTGATCATCACACGGCTATGTGAGCCCAAAGAGGCGTCTTATATCCTGATCAAGAAGTATGTGGAGCAGCACTTCCCTCAGCTCAACGTGGAGCATAG GCCAGATATCCTAAAGAGTGCCCTGGTGAGAGCTGTGGACAAGGGTCACCTTGAGCAGATCACTGGAAAAGGTGCCTCTGGAACATTTCAG CTGAAGCGGGAAGGGGGCAAGTTCCTGCTTAAAGGCGGGCCCCTGGAGGACGCTATCATGACAGCCATTGTGGCAATGAACGAACCCAAGACTTGCAGCACCACCACACTCCGCAAATTCCTGTTAGAGACAAACCAGGACAGCATGGAGTACCGTGTGG TGAACAACCTGAAGAGGACCCTGCAGAAGTGCAAAATGATGGGCTGGATGGATCAGATCACTGGGAATGGGCTAAACGGAACCTACCAGCTCTGCTACCCTTACTACCCCAG CCCAGCCATTCTGTTCCCTGAAAAAGTGAAAGAGCAGAAAGTGGCGGAGAAGGACAAACGCAGAAAGAGGGTTGACTTGTCTGATGAGGACTCTGATGAGGAAGAGgactcgtccgaggaagaggactCAGATGATGAACCCCCTCCTAAGAG GAAAGCTGGGAAGAGGCCACCACCTAAAGCGCGTCGCCCCCCCCCCAGCAAGAAGTCTCGGTCGGCAAGTCAGTCAAGGGCTAAGGGCAAAAAAAGAGCTGCCCCAGCAAAGAGGTCTGCACCCCCAGCAAAGAGGTCTGCACCCCCAGCAAAGAGGTCTGCACCCCCAGCAAAGAGGTCTGCACCCCCAGCAAAGAGGTCTGCACCCCCAGCAAAGAGGTCTGCACCCCCAGCAAAGAGGTCTGCACCCCCAGCAAAGAGGTCTGCACCCCCACCAGTCAAGGCACCCCCACCAGTCAAGGCACCCCCACCAGTCAAGAAAGCTGCTCCTGCGAGCAAGCCCAAAACACCCATTGTCAAAAAGCTGATGAGCAAGGCATCGAAGCGGCCAACACCCAAAAAGTCACCTCCTGCAAAGAAGGCAGCAGCCAATTCTGCAGTGAAGGCCAAGCCAGCAGCTCGCAAGTCCCTGAGGGGGAAGAAGTGA